The window CCTCCCAACGACCCACAACCTCCCCATTCGTGCCATCCTCGCAAACGTCATTATTATGTGTCATTCCCGCGCAGGGGGAATCCAGCTCCGTACGGCAAGTCATGACCCGCGACTTCACTCATGCGTCCCCGTAGTCCTTTATTCCTGTGGAATTGGCCGACGAAACGGGGACGGCACATCCTCGCCTTCGTACGATCTGCAGATGCGACCGTGGCCACCACCCGCGTAGCTCCATTCAAATGTAACGTACTGAAGGAAGTGGCCGGATAATGACCTGCCAACTGGGTTGTAGTAGCCGCTACCGTGGGCGATTGCGCGCATATCCGCGCGACCATCCGTGGGAACGGAAGGATTTTGCCTGCACTGCGCAGCAACCTCGTAGTCCACCGCAAGACGATCTTCCTTGGCCACTCGGAACGCTGTAATATCAGCCTTCAGAGTACTTCCAACCAAAAACCCGTGTCGTGCCGCCTCCATCTGAAGTGATTTCTCAACAAACGGCAGAATCAATTCGCGAAGGCACGCATGATCAACAGCCGGAACATCGTGAGTCATCTTCTTGAGACATGCAGCTAGGTCACAGTAAACGCCTACGCGTACACCTCGTCCGCTGCAATCCTCTTGCAGGTTCTTTGCCAACCCCTTTGACGGGTCGTTGGGATCAGCCAAGAAACCGCGGTCTTTCGTCACCAAGTGCACACAGTACTCAGATGAAAGTGAAAGCACGGCCTGCCAGATAGCGGAGTCTTTGAACTCCTGTCTGTGCTCGCCATTGGGAGGAACCTTTGCGTTGACCATCTCTAGGGCCGCCTTGGCGTGGTCAAGCGTGAAAGGCACGCGTTTGAGAATCGGGTCTAGTTCGCGAAGTCGGTCAGCAACCTTCTCCTTCAAAGCCCCGTCATCCGGGATTGAGACATCAAAAGGCGAATCGGCTAACGTATTGATTATCCTGGACCACTTCCCAAGTGGTTCGGCGGCCTCATTCCTAAGTTCTAAAACTTGCCGTATCAGTTCCCCTTCCACGACTTCAGGAAGCCCGATGAAGCCTTTCGCCCTGCCAAGGGCATAGACGAGAGACTTTCCTATCGGCGTCTTTAGCAACAGGTGTGATCGCCAGATGCTGGTGTCGATAACCACGCAATGCGTTCTTCCGCTATTGCCCACGTCAGCACCTATCGCTCGTTGCTCAAACCGACTGCACATGCTGCAAATGGCTAACGTCTCGTGTGTCACTCAAGACCGGGGTCATCAGCACTCTCCAGCTTCCTATCGCCACCGACCAGTCCCGAAAAAACCCGCGACCGTCAGCGAGCGGGGCCTTCCGAACCAAATCATAAATCCGAAATCAGCAATCAGCAATGCCGCCCACCCCTACTGGGCGTCCTTCGCCTCATACCGCTGCACCAACCCCCGAGTCGTCACAAACTCGACATTCGAGAGCGCCTCAAGATCATCCAACAACCCCGTAAAACTCCCCCAATAATCATACGTCGTCGTATCCCCCGTAACCCACCCCGTAAAAATAACCACCAGCGGAATCTTGCTCTGCTGGCACTCGGCCACCGCCGCCGCCAGCATCTCCGAAAACTGCGAAGCCGAATACCCCTGCGTCACCGCCGCCGACACGTCCCAAACCACCTGCCGCTCAGCGTCGTACTCCACCGTCGAAACCGGAACCGCGGTAAACTCATACCCCGGCATCGCGTACGGCTCAGCGTCCGCCTCATGACCCTCCGCGTAAATCAGCCCCGCCGCAAAACCGCTGTCGTACTCGAAATACATCTCGTCCAGCAAACTGTACGTCGAAGCGTCCTGGCTGAACCCCTGCGGCCGAAAACCGTACACCGGATGGCCCAGCCCGCACGGCCCGCACCCCTGCGCGTCACGCAGCGCGTCGCTGATCAGCGTGTCCTGCTCCTCGCGAGGCATTCCCGCCAGCACCTCATCGGCCGTCTGGCCGTGCAGCGCGATCTCGTAGCCGCCGTTGTAAAGCCCCTGAATCAGGTCGCCGTTCGGTTCGGCGAAATCGCCCGTCACATACACCGTCGCCGTAATCCCCCGCGCCTTCAACTCGTCCATGATCTTCGTAAACCCGGCGACGTTGTCCTTCTCCGCGTCGATCTGCAGGTTCACGTACAGCGCGTTCGGATCGAACAGCGGCGGCTCGCCGTCCACCGGACCCGAACACCCCAACACCCCAACCGCCACCAACAGCCCCGCCAACGCGACGCCCGCTCGTCTGATCGATCCGTAAAACACTGTAGTCTCCTCCTCGCTTCAATACCTCCGGGCCTGTGGCGCAAATCCATACGCGCAGCCGCAACGCTCCGCGCAATGCAACCGCGCCCTCGCGAGTCCGCGCCGCCGGCGCTCACCCGCGCCGGCACGCCGACTCCACGACCAGAAACGCTGCGTGCCTTAGTTCGGCGTCGCCCCGTCGCCGTACAGCGATATCCCGAACAACGCCGCGATCGCCGCGATGACCGGGCCGATCAGGCACGTCGCGCAACATCCGCTCATCAGCAACAGACTCGCGGAAACCATCATCATCGCAAAAATCCCGGTCAACCGTTTCATACCGTCAACTCCTGAACATGAACTCAAAACGTCTGCTCAATCACTTCACGACCCGCTGCACGGACTCTGCATCGGGTCAATGTCTTCCTCTTGATCCATCGGTACCGCCGGCGTCGGAACCTCGTACGTGACCTCCCGATTGATCGGGATCAGGTTCATCGGAACCCGGATGTTCACTCCGCTGCTGCTGCTCGCCCACTCGTCCAGGCTGCTCGCCCACGTCACCGTCCCGCTGTCCAGAAACGCCTGGTACGCCTCCCACCACGCCTGCTTCGCCCCGCCCAGATACGCGTGCGAAACCACCATCACCCGCGTCGGAGTCCGCTCCGTGATCGCGTCCTCCAGAATCTCCCCAAACTCCGCCGCCGTCGCGCCTCGCGCCCACAGCGAATAGTCGCACAAACTCCCGCGGCCCATGTCCTCGAACGTCACGTTGCTCACCGAGATGATCTTCACGTCGTACTCGTCCGGCTTGTAAATCAACGCCTCCACGTCGCTCGACCCGCGGGCCAGAATAAACTCGATCCCCAACGCCTCAGCCGCCTTCAGCGTGTTCTCGTCGTACGCGAAATAGCGAGACCCGAACACCCGCATCGGCTTGCCCGTCGCCGCCTCGATCACCTCTTTCGCGTTCTTCATCGCATTGAACTGCGTCTCGTAGTCCACGTCCCAGAACGGATCCCCCTGGTGGCCGCCCGCAAACTCAAAGCCCATATCCGCCAGGCATTTGAGCTCCTCGTCGTAACCCTCCAACAACGCCCCCTGAATCTTCAGCAAGCCCGTCGTGTTCCGCTGCCGAAGCTCGTACGCCCAGTTCAGCAACCCCTCAGCGTCCGTCTGCTCGATCAGCATCACCAGACCCACCGGCTTCTTCTCCCCGTCCGTCGGCGGGAAAATGCCGTCCAGGCACCCCGACGAAACCACCGCCAATGCCAACACCGCCACCAGTGAACACATCTTCATGAGTTTCATCATGTTTCTCCAGCTACTAAAGCCAAAAGGGTCAAAACGAGCTACCCCCGTAACACCATCTGCGGGAGTAGTCCATAATTCTCGCCGTTTCCATCGAACCTGTCAATCCCGTTCTCCCAAACCCGTCATCTCAAACCCCGCGCAAAAACCCACACCGTGTGCGGTTATCGGACCAGGCCCCATCGCACTCGTCCCGTTTCCGCCAGGCACAACACGCTCGCCTCCATCAACATCCAACCATCGCCAACCCTCAGCCGTCAGCCACGGGTCATCGCGCTGCCGCACTGCGGGCACACCTGCCCACTGCACGGCTGACCCGCCACGTGCGCCGCCTTGTGCCCGCACTGCGGACACACGCACACCCCGCCCGGACCCGCCGCGAACGGCCCGCCCATCCGGCCGCGACCCTGACCCTGTCCGCGACCTTGACCCTGGCCACGACCCGAACCACCACCGCGACCCATTCCACGTCCTTGACCGCCACCAACCGGTCCAGCCCCATCACCGCGTGGCATCACCAATCTCCTTTATCCCAAATCCTCTGTCTTACCTGATTCGCTGACTCCCTGACCACCTGACCACCTGTTCCCCCTCCGCGTGTTCCGCGTGCTCCGCGCCATTAAAAACGAACCGCCAACGGCAGCATCCTCCGCACTTTGCACTTTGCTCTTTAGTATTTTCATTTTCATTCTGACTTCCGACTTCTGGCTCCTGGCTTCTTCCCCCTCAATACATCCCCATTCCCCGTCCGCCCTGATACCGCCGCCGACGGCAACACCCCGGCATCCGATACGCCCCCTTCGCCAACCGGCCCGACACAAACGCATCGAGCACCTCCTCCACCGGTCCGCACACCTGCCCGATCACCCGAACCCCAGCCGACCGCAGCGACCGCTCCAACCCGCACGAAATCGCCCCGCAGATCAACACCTCCACCCCTAACGCGGCAACCTGACGTGCCCGCTCGAACGCCCCGCCCTCCGACAACCCCCGCGACTCGCGGCCCACCTCCCGATCCGAATCGATGTCCACCAGGAGCACCGTCCCGGCCACGTCGAACACCGGCGATATCCGCCCTTGCCACGTCGAGATCGCTATTCGCATCATCCAAGTCCCAATGCAAAACCCATGCCGACCGTCCAGACCACTCAAGGTCTCCATATTATCAATAACACTGGCCGTCTATCAGGGCCACAGCATTGCACAATGCAAGCCTATCAGCCGGATAACCTTGCAGAACACCATGAGCGTGGCTACAATATACTTGTGCCCACAGGCAGCGTCAATCGAACCCCAAATCGGAAATTGATATGACAACCATACAAATTCCCGGCGACCCCGCATGCCGCGACGTCATCCTCGACTCCATCAACGAGGGGGTCTTTACCGTCGACTCCCAGTGGTATATCACTTCGTTTAACCGCGCCGCCGAGCGGATCACCGGCACCAGCCGATCCGAAGCCATCGGCCGGCCCTGCTGCGAGGTGTTTCGGGCCAGCCTCTGCGAAGGGGCCTGCCCGCTCCGCCAGACCCTCAAGACAGGCCGTCCGGTGGCCAATGCAACCGCTTACATCCTCAACGCCGCCGGGGCGCGGGTGCCCATCCGCATCTCCGCGGCCCTGCTCAAAGACGCCGATGGCAACGTCATGGGCGGGGTCGAAACCTTCCACGACCTCAGCCAGGTCGAACAACTCCAAAAGGAACTCGAATCCCGCTACACCTTCGCCGATATCGTCGGCCGAAGCCGCGCCATGACCGACCTGTTCGATATCCTGCCGCAGATCGCCGAAAGCGACAGCACGGTGTTGATTGAAGGGCCAAGCGGCACCGGCAAGGAGCTGTTCGCGCGGGCGATTCATAACCTTTCGCCGCGGGCGAAGAAGCGGTTTGTGGCGATCAACTGCGGTGCGCTGCCGGATACGCTGTTGGAGTCGGAGTTGTTCGGGCATAAGGCTGGGGCGTTTACCGATGCGCGGCGGGACAAGCCGGGCCGGTTCGCGCTGGCGGATCGCGGTACGGTTTTTCTGGATGAGATCGGTGAGATTTCGACGGCGATGCAGGTGCGGCTGTTGCGGGTCTTGCAGGAGCGGTCGTTCGAACCGCTGGGCGGGGTGGAGCCGGTGCATGTGAACGTTCGGGTGGTCGCAGCGACGAACAAGAACCTGGCTGAGCTGGTGCGGGCGGGGCGGTTTCGGGAGGATCTGTACTATCGGGTGCGGGTGATTCATCTGGCGTTGCCGTCGCTTCGCGAGCGGCGCGAGGACATTCCGCTGCTGGTGGGTCACATGGTGGCGCGGTTCAACGGGCTTCAGGGCAAGGACATCGCGGGCGTTTCGGATGAGGTCATGGCGCGGCTTATGGATCACGACTATCCTGGCAACGTT of the Phycisphaerae bacterium genome contains:
- a CDS encoding DUF4935 domain-containing protein: MVIDTSIWRSHLLLKTPIGKSLVYALGRAKGFIGLPEVVEGELIRQVLELRNEAAEPLGKWSRIINTLADSPFDVSIPDDGALKEKVADRLRELDPILKRVPFTLDHAKAALEMVNAKVPPNGEHRQEFKDSAIWQAVLSLSSEYCVHLVTKDRGFLADPNDPSKGLAKNLQEDCSGRGVRVGVYCDLAACLKKMTHDVPAVDHACLRELILPFVEKSLQMEAARHGFLVGSTLKADITAFRVAKEDRLAVDYEVAAQCRQNPSVPTDGRADMRAIAHGSGYYNPVGRSLSGHFLQYVTFEWSYAGGGHGRICRSYEGEDVPSPFRRPIPQE
- a CDS encoding dinitrogenase iron-molybdenum cofactor biosynthesis protein encodes the protein MMRIAISTWQGRISPVFDVAGTVLLVDIDSDREVGRESRGLSEGGAFERARQVAALGVEVLICGAISCGLERSLRSAGVRVIGQVCGPVEEVLDAFVSGRLAKGAYRMPGCCRRRRYQGGRGMGMY
- a CDS encoding polysaccharide deacetylase family protein: MFYGSIRRAGVALAGLLVAVGVLGCSGPVDGEPPLFDPNALYVNLQIDAEKDNVAGFTKIMDELKARGITATVYVTGDFAEPNGDLIQGLYNGGYEIALHGQTADEVLAGMPREEQDTLISDALRDAQGCGPCGLGHPVYGFRPQGFSQDASTYSLLDEMYFEYDSGFAAGLIYAEGHEADAEPYAMPGYEFTAVPVSTVEYDAERQVVWDVSAAVTQGYSASQFSEMLAAAVAECQQSKIPLVVIFTGWVTGDTTTYDYWGSFTGLLDDLEALSNVEFVTTRGLVQRYEAKDAQ
- a CDS encoding sigma 54-interacting transcriptional regulator — encoded protein: MTTIQIPGDPACRDVILDSINEGVFTVDSQWYITSFNRAAERITGTSRSEAIGRPCCEVFRASLCEGACPLRQTLKTGRPVANATAYILNAAGARVPIRISAALLKDADGNVMGGVETFHDLSQVEQLQKELESRYTFADIVGRSRAMTDLFDILPQIAESDSTVLIEGPSGTGKELFARAIHNLSPRAKKRFVAINCGALPDTLLESELFGHKAGAFTDARRDKPGRFALADRGTVFLDEIGEISTAMQVRLLRVLQERSFEPLGGVEPVHVNVRVVAATNKNLAELVRAGRFREDLYYRVRVIHLALPSLRERREDIPLLVGHMVARFNGLQGKDIAGVSDEVMARLMDHDYPGNVRELENIIEQAFVLCRSGMIELRHLPPELRGREGEGGPAVSSASIKSVEAALIADALRRHHGNRKKAAEDLGIDPSTLYRKIKGYNIETPCTDGRHRR